Proteins encoded in a region of the Zea mays cultivar B73 chromosome 2, Zm-B73-REFERENCE-NAM-5.0, whole genome shotgun sequence genome:
- the LOC100384195 gene encoding uncharacterized protein LOC100384195 codes for MGMLMNNDDSSSSRTSMHPRPQVLASLPLLVYEYEDHPNATTRMLIYSLPERSIVYTHNSSRPQMMMMEGNLSFSTPQGWLVILGQASEASIWHPLTGETITLPPIHGDHRIPDSCKCLLTRSSVAHPDCAVVLLDVNDPLMWFCRVNGGADRMWVQHAYDIGDHYFPEEFRTPSTPTKNVVDDVAALGGKLYFRFTESDQDFMGVFDFDFHGHTPAVEFYEFDVSEEFNLKFPEGVCSASIHLVESMDELFAVCIFYVDFDPTNISAAHIFKMEEICDEEPVAWHRVDDIGDRAFLLTGTNMSTWCSASTNNLKGNSLYFLGHLVAGHRNLCIYDIQEQSMEIVQVHDQEDMEIVRTPPYWINVPPC; via the coding sequence ATGGGCATGTTGATGAACAACGacgacagcagcagcagcaggactaGCATGCATCCACGGCCGCAGGTCCTTGCTTCCCTGCCCTTGCTGGTCTACGAATACGAGGATCATCCCAATGCCACAACAAGGATGCTCATATATAGCCTACCCGAGCGGAGCATTGTCTACACGCACAACAGCAGTAGGCCCCAGATGATGATGATGGAGGGTAACTTATCCTTCAGCACCCCTCAAGGATGGCTGGTCATCCTTGGACAAGCGTCAGAGGCCTCGATCTGGCATCCGCTCACCGGAGAGACCATCACGCTCCCACCAATACACGGCGACCACCGTATCCCCGATAGCTGCAAGTGTCTGCTCACCCGCAGCTCCGTCGCCCACCCGGACTGCGCCGTCGTGCTTCTCGACGTCAACGATCCTCTCATGTGGTTCTGCCGGGTGAATGGCGGGGCCGACAGGATGTGGGTGCAGCACGCCTACGACATTGGCGACCACTACTTCCCCGAGGAGTTCCGCACTCCCTCCACGCCCACCAAGAATGTTGTCGACGACGTCGCCGCGCTGGGAGGGAAGCTGTATTTTCGCTTCACCGAATCAGACCAAGACTTCATGGGCGTCTTTGACTTCGATTTCCATGGCCATACTCCCGCCGTGGAGTTTTACGAGTTTGATGTCTCCGAAGAGTTCAACCTCAAGTTTCCCGAGGGCGTGTGCTCTGCCTCCATCCACTTGGTGGAGTCCATGGATGAGCTTTTTGCTGTCTGCATCTTCTATGTCGATTTTGATCCCACCAACATTAGCGCCGCTCATATCTTCAAGATGGAGGAAATCTGCGACGAGGAACCCGTGGCCTGGCACCGGGTGGATGATATTGGCGACAGGGCTTTCCTCCTGACGGGCACCAACATGTCAACTTGGTGCTCTGCAAGCACGAATAACCTGAAAGGGAACTCCCTCTACTTTCTAGGCCACTTAGTAGCTGGCCACAGGAATCTCTGCATCTATGATATTCAGGAGCAATCCATGGAGATTGTCCAGGTTCACGACCAAGAAGATATGGAGATCGTGCGCACACCGCCATACTGGATTAATGTACCTCCGTGCTAG